A window of the Eulemur rufifrons isolate Redbay chromosome 6, OSU_ERuf_1, whole genome shotgun sequence genome harbors these coding sequences:
- the LTBP3 gene encoding latent-transforming growth factor beta-binding protein 3 isoform X3, whose translation MNGGQCSSRNQCLCPPDFTGRFCQVPAGGAGGGTGGSGPGLGRAGALSTGALPPLAPEGDSVASKHAIYAVQVIADPPGPGEGPPAQHAAFLVPLGPGQISAEVQAPPPVVNVRVHHPPEASVQVHRIEGPNAEGPAPSQHLLPHPKPPHPRPPTQKPLGRCFQDTLPKQPCGSNPLPGLTKQEDCCGSIGTAWGQSKCHKCPQLQYTGVQKPGPVRGEVGADCPQGYKRLNSTHCQDINECAMPGMCRHGDCLNNPGSYRCVCPPGHSLGPSRTQCIADKPEEKSLCFRLVSPEHQCQHPLTTRLTRQLCCCSVGKAWGARCQRCPADGTAAFKEICPAGKGYHILTSHQTLTIQGESDFSLFLHPDGPPKPQQHPESPSQAPPPEDTEEERGVTTDSPVSEERSVQQSHPTATTSPARPYPELISRPSPPTMRWFLPDLPPSRSAVEIAPTQVTETDECRLNQNICGHGECVPGPPDYSCHCNPGYRSHPQHRYCVDVNECEAEPCGPGRGICMNTGGSYNCHCNRGYRLHVGAGGRSCVDLNECAKPHLCGDGGFCINFPGHYKCNCYPGYRLKASRLPVCEDIDECRDPSTCPDGKCENKPGSFKCIACQPGYRSQGGGACRDVNECAEGSPCSPGWCENLPGSFRCTCAQGYAPAPDGRSCVDVDECEAGDVCDNGICTNTPGSFQCQCLSGYHLSRDRSRCEDIDECDFPAACIGGDCINTNGSYRCLCPQGHRLVGGRKCQDIDECSQDPGLCLPHGACENLQGSYACVCDEGFTPTQDQHGCEEVEQPHHKKECYLNFDDTVFCDSVLATNVTQQECCCSLGAGWGDHCEIYPCPVYSSAEFHSLCPDGKGYTQDNNIVNYGIPAHRDIDECMLFGAEICKEGKCVNTQPGYECYCKQGFYYDGNLLECVDVDECLDESNCRNGVCENTRGGYRCACTPPAEYSPVQRQCLNPEEMERAPERRDVCWGQRGEDGMCAGPLAGPALTFDDCCCRQGRGWGAQCRPCPPRGAGTQCPTSQSESNSFWDTSPLLLGKPPREEDSSEEDSDECRCVSGRCVPRPGGAVCECPGGFQLDASRARCIDIDECRELNQRGLLCKSERCVNTSGSFRCVCKAGFARSRPHGACVPQRRR comes from the exons ATGAATGGTGGCCAGTGCTCCTCAAGAAACCAGTGCCTGTGTCCTCCTGACTTCACGGGGCGCTTCTGCCAGGTGCCTGCTGGAGGAGCTGGTGGGGGCACTGGTGgctcaggccctgggctgggccgggctggggcCCTGTCCACAGGCGCACTGCCTCCGCTGGCTCCGGAAGGTGACTCTGTGGCCAGCAAGCATGCCATCTACGCCGTCCAGGTGATCGCCGACCCTCccgggcctggggaggggcccccTGCCCAGCATGCCGCCTTCCTGGTGCCCCTGGGGCCGGGACAGATCTCAGCAGAAG tgcaggccccgccccctgtgGTGAACGTGCGTGTCCACCACCCGCCGGAGGCCTCTGTCCAGGTGCACCGCATCGAGGGCCCCAATGCAGAGGGCCCAGCCCCCTCGCAGCACCTGCTGCCGCACCCCAAGCCCCCGCACCCCCGGCCACCCACTCAGAAGCCCCTGGGCCGCTGCTTCCAGGACACGCTGCCCAAGCAGCCC TGTGGCAGCAACCCTCTCCCAGGCCTGACCAAGCAGGAAGACTGCTGTGGGAGCATCGGCACCGCCTGGGGCCAGAGCAAGTGTCACAAGTGCCCCCAGCTGCAGT ACACAGGGGTGCAGAAGCCAGGGCCTGTACGTGGGGAGGTAGGCGCTGACTGCCCGCAGGGATACAAAAGGCTCAACAGCACCCACTGCCAGG ACATCAACGAGTGTGCGATGCCGGGCATGTGTCGCCATGGTGACTGCCTCAACAACCCTGGCTCCTATCGCTGTGTCTGCCCACCTGGCCATAGCCTGGGCCCCTCTCGCACACAGTGCATCG CGGACAAGCCGGAGGAGAAGAGCCTGTGTTTCCGCCTGGTGAGCCCCGAGCACCAGTGCCAGCACCCACTGACCACGCGCCTCACCCGCCAGCTCTGCTGCTGCAGTGTGGGCAAGGCCTGGGGTGCGCGGTGTCAGCGCTGCCCCGCAGATGGCACTG CTGCCTTCAAGGAGATCTGCCCAGCCGGGAAGGGGTACCACATCCTCACCTCCCACCAGACACTCACCATTCAGGGCGAAAGCgacttttcccttttcctgcacCCCGATGGGCCACCCAAGCCCCAACAGCACCCTGAGAGCCCCAGCCAGGCGCCACCACCTGAGgacacagaggaggagagag gTGTGACCACAGACTCA CCAGTGAGTGAGGAGCGGTCAGTGCAGCAGAGCCACCCAACTGCCACCACGTCTCCTGCCCGGCCCTACCCTG AGCTGATCTCCCGCCCCTCGCCACCCACCATGCGCTGGTTCCTACCGGACTTACCCCCTTCCCGCAGCGCCGTGGAGATTGCTCCCACTCAGGTCACAG AGACAGACGAGTGCCGACTGAACCAGAACATATGTGGCCACGGGGAGTGTGTCCCAGGGCCCCCAGACTACTCCTGCCACTGCAACCCCGGATACCGGTCACATCCGCAGCACCGCTACTGCGTGG ATGTGAATGAGTGCGAGGCGGAGCCTTGCGGCCCCGGGAGGGGCATCTGCATGAACACCGGTGGCTCCTACAACTGCCACTGCAACCGCGGCTACCGCCTGCACGTGGGCGCCGGGGGGCGCTCGTGCGTGG ACCTGAACGAGTGCGCCAAGCCCCACCTGTGCGGCGACGGCGGCTTCTGCATCAACTTTCCCGGTCACTATAAGTGCAACTGCTACCCGGGCTACCGGCTCAAAGCCTCCCGACTGCCTGTGTGCGAAG ACATCGACGAATGCCGGGACCCGAGCACCTGCCCGGATGGCAAATGCGAGAACAAACCCGGGAGCTTCAAGTGCATCGCCTGTCAGCCCGGCTACAGAAGCCAGGGGGGCGGGGCCTGCCGCG ACGTGAACGAGTGCGCCGAGGGCAGCCCCTGCTCTCCCGGCTGGTGCGAGAACCTCCCAGGCTCCTTCCGCTGCACTTGCGCCCAGGGCTACGCGCCCGCGCCCGACGGCCGCAGCTGCGTGG ATGTGGATGAATGTGAGGCTGGGGACGTGTGTGACAACGGCATCTGCACCAACACGCCAGGATCCTTCCAGTGCCAGTGCCTCTCTGGCTACCATCTGTCAAGGGACCGGAGCCGCTGTGAGG ACATTGATGAGTGTGATTTCCCTGCGGCCTGCATTGGGGGCGACTGCATCAATACCAATGGCTCCTACAGATGTCTTTGCCCCCAGGGGCATCGTCTGGTGGGTGGCAGGAAGTGCCAAG ACATAGATGAGTGCAGCCAGGACCCTGGCCTGTGCCTTCCCCACGGGGCCTGTGAGAATCTGCAGGGCTCCTACGCCTGTGTCTGCGACGAGGGCTTCACTCCCACCCAGGACCAACATGGTTGTGAGG AGGTGGAGCAGCCCCACCACAAGAAGGAGTGCTATCTGAACTTTGATGACACGGTGTTCTGCGACAGCGTATTGGCCACCAACGTCACCCAACAGGAGTGCTGCTGCTCgctgggggctggctggggagaCCACTGCGAAATCTATCCCTGCCCAGTCTACAGCTCAG CTGAGTTCCATAGCCTCTGCCCCGACGGAAAGGGCTACACCCAGGACAACAACATTGTCAACTATGGCATCCCAGCCCACCGCG ACATCGACGAGTGCATGTTGTTCGGGGCGGAGATCTGCAAGGAGGGCAAGTGCGTGAACACGCAGCCGGGCTACGAGTGCTACTGCAAGCAGGGCTTCTACTATGACGGGAACCTGCTGGAGTGCGTGG ACGTGGACGAGTGTCTGGACGAATCCAACTGCCGGAACGGAGTGTGTGAGAACACGCGCGGCGGCTACCGCTGCGCCTGCACGCCCCCGGCCGAGTACAGCCCGGTGCAGCGCCAGTGCCTGAACCCTGAAGAGATGG AGCGCGCCCCGGAGCGGCGCGACGTGTGCTGGGGTCAGCGCGGAGAGGACGGCATGTGCGCGGGCCCCCTCGCCGGGCCTGCCCTCACCTTCGATGACTGCTGCTGCCGCCAGGGCCGCGGCTGGGGTGCCCAGTGTCGCCCGTGCCCGCCGCGCGGCGCCG GGACCCAGTGCCCGACCTCGCAGAGTGAGAGCAATTCCTTCTGGGACACGAGCCCCCTGCTGCTGGGGAAGCCTCCGAGAG AGGAGGACAGTTCGGAGGAGGACTCGGACGAGTGCCGCTGCGTGAGCGGCCGCTGCGTGCCGCGTCCAGGCGGCGCGGTGTGCGAGTGTCCCGGCGGCTTCCAGCTGGACGCCTCCCGCGCCCGCTGCATCG ACATCGACGAGTGCCGCGAGCTGAACCAGCGCGGGCTGCTGTGCAAGAGCGAGCGCTGCGTGAACACGAGTGGTTCCTTCCGCTGTGTCTGCAAAGCCGGCTTCGCGCGCAGCCGCCCGCACGGGGCCTGCGTGCCGCAGCGCCGCCGCTGA